The window CGTAATGCCCCGGAGCTTGAATTCACCGAGCGCACGCTCGGTTTCCTTCACTGCATGATCGATCGACTGGCTATCAGGGGCACCGCAAGCCCGGCAAAACCCGAAAGCAGGTCGGATCGTTCGCGACGACCTGCGCAACGTCTTCCACCGTCGTGCTTGCATTCTTGTCTGGAACCCTCTGCCCAGACTACGGCGTGCCGTACACCTGCCGTCTCCAGCTCTGATTTGAACGCGTCCATTGATGCGCTCTTGACCGAATCGGCGAGGGGACCGACCCAGTCGGCAGGGCGTTCTGCGGCCGTAAGACGCGCATTGAATATCGTAAGGTTCCGGAAGGATTTGTATGGCGGGCGCACGCGGAAATCGATAAACACCGTGACTATCACTCCCTTGGTAAGCGTTCATCGACGCATTGCACGGAATCGAAGCATATTACAGATTCGCCGCGACCCTCCGATATCCTTTGACCCGCAACAGAACCTCTCCGCGGCTGCTTATCGAGCGTTCCCTATTCCATGACACGCTCGTCCCTCACCCCCAACCCCTCTCCCGGGGGGAGAGGGGAGCGTCGCGTCCGTATTGGACTGTCGTCCAATACGGAACGATCAATAAGAAAGCGGTAAGGTAGATCGCACACCCAGAGTCAGCTTCGAACCGTCACGGCTATTCAGAAGTGAGGGCAATTTTCAATCGGCGGCAACACTCCCGCGATTGCGCTCAACGAGCTGATTCCGCGACGGACTTGAGCTTAGGGTAGCGGTCAATCGATGCGCATCAGCCGGCGGGCGTTCTCGTGCAAGACCTTCGCCAGCACGCCGGGCGCCCAATCCCAGTCGCTATAGGCGTCGACCATGGGCTTGAGCGGCTTGCTCGGATACGAGGTGCCGAACATGGTGCGATCCTTGAAGTAATGGTTCGCGGCCTTCACGTACTCCTGCGCCAAGGGCACCATCTTGATCATGTACTGATCCGGCGAAAGCCAGACGTTGGGACAGACGAAGCAGATTCCTATCATCTCCGCGACGTACGGCCATGCGGCGTGCGCGACATGGATATCGAGCTTCGTGAAATCCTTCGCGACCTGGTAGATCTGGACCGGATTGCCGAGTTCGTATGGCCGGTCGACCGTGGACTGCAGCACGGCGCTGAGCGAGATGTTGACGGGAACGTCCAACCGCACGCATTCTTCGTAGATTGGATACAAGCGCGGATCGTCTGCGCGCGCGTAGCTCGGATCACGCGCGATCGAGGGCTCGATAGATATGCCTTTGAAGCCGAGCTGCGTGACGCAGCGGCGTACCTCGTCGATGCAGGCATCCATCGGTTGAGCCAGGTCGATCCCGCCCCAGCCGAGAAAGCGTCCGGCATGTGCTTCGACGCACTGCGCGATCTCATCGTTGGGAATGACGCCGAGGGGCTCGATCGACTGCCGTCCCATGATGACGCCGATCTGGATGTTCGCCTCGTCCATCTCGCGCAGCAGCAGCTGCGTGGACCGCGCCTCCGCCGATGGTGGGCGGTCGAAGCCGATGCGCACCGGGTAGTAGATGCCTTTGGCGAAATTCGCCTTGCCTACCCAGCTCGCCAACGGCGGTCGCAGCCGCATGTCGATGTACATGACAGGTGCCTCCCTCTCACGAGTTCTGCATGGCCTCGACCACCGCGCAGCCGAACGCGGAACTCGAGACGGCTCGAGCGCCCGGGATGAAACGCGCGAAGTCGTACGTCACGATGCCTGCCGCGATGGTCTTCGCCACTGCCGCGCCGACCACGTCCGCCGCCTCGGACCAGCCGAGGTGCGCGAGCATCATTTGCGCGGACAGGATCACCGCGCTCGGATTGACCATGTCCTTGCCGGCATGGCGCGGCGCGGTTCCGTGGTTGGGCTCGAAGAACGCGACCGAGTCGCCCATGTTCGCGCCCGGCGCGATGCCGACGCCGCCGACCTGCGCGGCGAGCGCGCTCGAGATGAAGTCTCCGTTCTGGCTCATGGTGACGATCACGTCGAGGTCCTGGGGCTGCAGCAGGCTCTGCTGCATGAAGGTGTCGGTGATGGTGTCCTTCACCAGCACTTCGCCGTGGGCGGTGCCGATCCTGAGCGTCGAGCCGTCTCCCGTCTCGGTCGCGCCGAACTCTTCGCGCGCGAGCTGGTAGCCCCATTTTGCGAACCAGCCCTCGGTCAGCTTCATGACCGTGCCCTTGTGCACCATGGTCACCGACCCGCGACCGAAGCGCAGCGCATACTGCAGCGCGCGCCGCATGAGCCGCGTGCTCCCTTCGCGGGAGATCGGTTTGATGCCGATGGAAGCGCTGTCCGGGAAGCGGATGTCCTTCACGCCGAAGTCCTCGGTCAGCACCTGTACGAGACGGCGCGCTTGCGCCGTGCCGGCGCCCCATTCGATGCCAGTGTATATGTCCTCCGAAGTCTCGCGGAACAGCACCACGTCGATGCCTGCGGGATTCTTCAAGGGGCTGGGCGCGCCGGGAAAGTAGCGGATCGGGCGCACCTGGGCGTAACAGTCGAGCCGCATGCGAAGTGCAGCGCTGAGGGAACGGCTTCCGCCGCCCACGCCGGCGCTCAGAGGGCCCTTGATCGCGACACGGTGGGCCCGGATCGCATCTATGGTTTCGGCGGGCAGGGCTTCCTCCGGTCCGTACAGTGCCACCGCCTTCTCGCCCGCGTAGACCTCCATCCATTCGATGGCGCGAGCGCCACCGTAACTCCTGCGCACGGCCGCGTTCACGACCTCGCGCATGACCGGCACGATGTCGCGGCCGGTGCCGTCGCCCTCGATGAACGGAACGATGGGCCGATCCGGCACGTCGAGGCTGCCGTCCGCGCGCATCGAGATGCGTTCGCCCATAGGCGGTGGCTTGATGTGCCTGTACATGGTCGTGTCCGTCTTGTCGGAGAGATCGTTCGCGGCGCGCGTCATTCGACCGGAAACGGCAGACCGAGCGCGTCGGCGACGGCCTGCAGCCGTTCCACCGTGCCCGGCGGCATGGGGATGCCGTTGCGCGCCCGAGCTTCGCTGGTTCTATGGCCGCGTTCGCCAGGCACGCAGACCTCGGCATGCCCGGCCGCCGGGGGCAGCGTCCTGAGGGCGTCGACGAGCCGGTCGACGTCGTCGCGATAGTCGTCCAGGCCCGTGAAGGCGGCGATGTCGATCGCGGCCACGATGCTGTTCTGGGTATGCTCACGCCCGGCCCCGCCGAGCATCGCGGGAATCTCGCGCGCGAGTATGGGGTTGCAGGCCATGAGACTCGACAGGCACTCGAACAGGATCGCGACGCCCGAGCCCTTGGGGCCTCCCAAGGGCAGCAGGATGCGCGCCCGCTCGGGGTCCGTCGTCGGCTCGCCCGCGGCGTCCAGCGCCCAGTCCGCCGGAATGGCCAGGCCGGCGTCGGCGGCAAGCTTGATCTTGCCTCCGGCCGCGACGCTGTGCGCCATGTCGAGCAGGAGCGGCGGATGCCGCCGCGCCGGCACGCATAGGGCGACCGGGCTGTTGTGCACGCCCGGCGCCCGGGCTCCGTAGGGCGCCATGACCGGCGTGCCGCTCGTGTTGACGAGCCCCGCCATGCCCGCCTCCGCGGCCATCAGCGCGTAATAGCCCAGCGCTCCCTGGTGCGTGACGTTGCGCACCACCGTCCACCCGATGCCTGCCTGCCGCGCCTTGTCCATCGCCAGGCGCATCGCGGCGACCGTCGCCACGGCGCCGAGCGCGCGGTCGGCGTCGATCGAGGCGGTCGCGGCGGTTTGCCGCAGCACGCTGATCCTGGCCCGCGGGTTCATCCGTCCGCTCGCGATGTATTCGAGATAGGAGGGGATGCGTATGACGCCATGCGAATCTACGCCGCGCAGGTTCGCCCAGACGAGCACCTCGGCGACCGTGGCGGCGTCCTGCTCGGCAACGCCTGCCCGGACGAATATGGCTCGCGCGAACTCGGTCAGTCGCTGTGCAGGCAAACAGCGCTCGCTTGTCGCGGGCAGCGGGTCGCGCAAGCTCATTCGGGCCTGATCTTCATCGCTTTCGCCACGCTCTTCCACTTCTCGATGTCGGCGCGGATGAGCGCCGCGTACTGCTCCGGCGAATTATGAACGGGGTCGCTTTTCTGATTGAGGATCTGCTGGCGGACCTTGGGGATCTTGAGTGCCTTCGCCACTTCGGCGTTCAGCAGATCGACGATCTCCCGGGGCGTTCCGCCCGGCGCGATGAGTCCGTACCACTGAGTGACGTCGAATCCGGGCACCGCTTCGGCGACCGCGGGTAGATCGGGGTAATGCGCCGAGTGCTTCGGTCCCGAAACGGCGAGGGCGCGCGCCCTCCCCGCATTCACCTGCGACATCGCGGTGAGCCCGCTCGCGAACAGCGCCGACGCCTCGCCGCTGATTACCGCGGTCGTCGCCGGCGTTCCGCCGCGATACGGGACGTGAGTCACCTCGATCTTCGCCAGGTGCTTCAGGGTCTCGATCGCGAGATGCGGCGCGCCCAGATAGCCGGTGGACGCGAATCTCAGCTCGCCGGGCCGCGCGCGAGCGAGCGCGATGAGCTCCGCGACCGACTTTGCCGGCAGGGATGGATGAACGATCAGCATGTAATCGGATACGACGACGAGACTAACAGGCGCGAAGTCCTTGACGGCGTCGTATGGCAGCTTCGGATCGACCGCGGGCAGGATCGCGTTTGGGCCGCTCGTCGCGAGCAGGAGCGTGTAGCCGTCGGGAGGCGCCTTGGCCACGGCGTCGGTGCCGATCTGACCGCTTGCGCCGGTACGGTTCTCGACGATGAAGGGTTGTCCCAGCGATTCGGTGAAGACCTGCGCAAGCATGCGCGCGATCACGTCCACGCCCCCGCCGGGAGGATAGGGCGAGACGATCTTCACCGGCTTCGACGGATACGATTGTGCCGCGGCCGCGCAGCTCAGCAAGACCAGCGTGATATTCGAAATCGTCGCGAGCAAACGTGTTGACCGCATCCTCTTCTCCTCGTGTCGCGCGCTCAATCGGCGCGGATGTTCGCGTCCTTGATGACTTTCGCCCATTTGGCCATCTGCCCGCGCACGAATTCGCCGAACGCGCGCGTATCCATATCGATGGCCTCGGCGCCCAGGCCCGCGAAGCGCTCCTGGGCCGCCGGCGTGCGCAGGATCTCGCGGATCGCTCCGTTCAACGTGGCGCTGACCGCCGGGGGTGTACCGACCGGCGCCCAAGTGCCGAACCACTCGTCTGCCTCATACCCGGGAAGCGCAGCTTCGGAGATCGTGGGCAGCTCCGGAACTGCCTTGGCGCGCCTGGCGCCGGTGGTTGCGAGCGCCCGCAGCTTGCCGCTCTTCACGTGTGGCAGCGTGAGCACCATGCCGCCGAACATGACCGAAATCCGCCCTGCTAGAAGATCGGCGGTCGCGGGAGCGCCGCCCTTGTAGGGGACGTGCCTCATGTCGATCCCGGCCATGCTCTTGAAGAGCTCCGCGGCGAGATGCGGCGTCTGTCCCGCCCCGCCGGAGCCGTAGTTGAGTTGCCCCGGCTTCGCCTTCGCGAGCGCGATCAGCTCCTTCGTACTCGTCGCCGGTAGCGCAGGCGTCACGACCAGAATGTTGGGGGCCGTTACCACGAACGCCACCGGGGCGAAATCCTTGCCCGCGTCGTAAGGCAGCTTGGTGTACAGTGCTGGGTTGATCGCATGCGCGCCGGCCGCAAACAGCAGCGTATGGCCATCGGGTGCCGCTTTCGCCACGATATCCGTCCCGACGATGCCAGCCGCGCCGGGGCGGTTGTCGACCACGAAGGTCTCCTGCCATTTTTCGGTCAGCTTTTGCGCGACGATGCGGGCTGCGGTATCGGTTCCCCCGCCCGGGGCATACGGCACGATGATGCGGACCGGCTTGGTCGGATAACCCGCGGCCGACGCACATCCTATGGCCGCGAGCGCGAGTCCCAGCGCAGGCAATGTAAGCGGCTTCATTCCCGATGTGCCATCGGCGCTTGCCCCTGGTTCAGACGCTCAGCTTCAGAAGCCTCGCCGCGTTCGCGCCCAGCACCTTGCGGAACGTCTCCGGCTTCCAGGGAAATTCGAGATACCTGTTCACGCAGTCATCCAGGTCGCCCACGGGGTACGCCGAGCCGTAGATCATCTGATCGGCCATGAATCCGGCGGCTGCCTCGACATAGGCGGAACCGCCCGGCATGAAGATGTAGGCATCGGGCGCGACGTACACGTTGGAATGCTTGAAGGCGACGCCGATGACCTCCTGCACGTAGGGCCAGCAGCCGTGTCCGCAGATGATGTTGAGCTTCGGAAAGTCCAGCGCGACTTTCTGGATGAACTTGGGATGTGTGTCCTCAATGCTCGGCCCGGAATACGGGCTCGTCATGTAGACGACGGGCACGTCGAGCTCGACGCAAAGCTCGTACAGGGGGTAGAGCCGAACGTCGTCCGCGTGCGTCGCAAGGGCGCTGCGCGTGGGCTGCAGGTGAATCGCGCGCATGTCGAGTTCCCTGACCGCCCTGCGCGTCTCCGAGATCGGATCGCCGAACTCGCCGCCGACATCTATGCCGGCGATGCCCACCAACCGGTCGGGATACTGCTTCAGGAGCCCGGCGATGTAGTCGTTGGAGATGCTGCTCACCGGCGTGTCGCCGACGGACGGAGACTGGCGGCCGAGCACGACGAGCTTGTCCACTCCGCCCGCGTCGGCCTCCCTGAACCATTGGTCGATCGAAGCCTCGGTATACGACCTGGGCAGCTTCTTCATCCCCAGCCGAAAGCCGACGTATTCGACGTGCTTCGGGATGAAGTAAGTGAGGAACTCGGGTGTGGGCGGGCGGGCACGCAGGTCCACGACGAGATTGTTGTTGCGCATCGGATTAGGCTCGTGGTCGGTTGACGGATGCACCGGAAGCGAAGCGGCGCGCCAGAAAGCGTTTCAGGACGGCCGCGCACCGGGATCCGTGAGAGTACGGCAGACCATGACGGGTATGCGCGAACACCTGGAGCTCGGCGTCGGGCAGCCGCTGGTAGAGATCGACGCTGATGGCCACCGGGATGAACGGGCTGTCGTCGGGGCAAAGAAGCAAGGTCGGGACGCGGACCTTCGAGACCTCGCCGGTCAGATCGGCATCGAGCAGCAGCTGGGCGAGGCCGAGCGTCGCGTCGACCGAGCAGGTGGACTGGACGCCGTGAAACCAATCGTACTGCACCTCGGTCAGTGCGTCCGGGTGGAAGCGCCACTGCATGAGCTGGCGCGACCACGCCGCCTGTCCGTCCCGCTCGATCATCTCGCGCCACGGATCGACGTTCTTCACCGCCGTGCCGCGATGCGCGCCGTTGCTCACCGTGAGGCTCAGCAGCCGCTCCCCGTGATGGATCGCCATGTAGAGTCCGAGCGTTCCTCCGATCGACTCCCCGACGAAGTGGAAGCGCGACAGCCCGGCCGCGTCGGCTACCGCGAGGACGTCGGCCGCAAGCGCCTGCCAGGACCAGCTTGCGGCGTGCGCCGGCGATTGCCCGAAGCCCCGCATGTCGAGGCGGACCAGGCGATACGCGGACGCGAGAACGGGCAACCAGTCCGCCCATAGGCCCGAGGTGGTGCCGATGCCGTGGTGGAACAGGATGGTCTCGGGCTCGGCGACCCAGGGCGCGGTGACGTCGATCTTCTCGAAGAACAGGCGCTGACCTTCGCGCTCGATGACAGGCATGCGCTCCTCCGCGATGCGCGCTTCTCGCATCGCCAGCCAGCATAGCCACATGCCCGCGACAATAA is drawn from Betaproteobacteria bacterium and contains these coding sequences:
- a CDS encoding tripartite tricarboxylate transporter substrate binding protein, coding for MGESHQGREHPRRLSARHEEKRMRSTRLLATISNITLVLLSCAAAAQSYPSKPVKIVSPYPPGGGVDVIARMLAQVFTESLGQPFIVENRTGASGQIGTDAVAKAPPDGYTLLLATSGPNAILPAVDPKLPYDAVKDFAPVSLVVVSDYMLIVHPSLPAKSVAELIALARARPGELRFASTGYLGAPHLAIETLKHLAKIEVTHVPYRGGTPATTAVISGEASALFASGLTAMSQVNAGRARALAVSGPKHSAHYPDLPAVAEAVPGFDVTQWYGLIAPGGTPREIVDLLNAEVAKALKIPKVRQQILNQKSDPVHNSPEQYAALIRADIEKWKSVAKAMKIRPE
- a CDS encoding amidohydrolase family protein, translating into MRNNNLVVDLRARPPTPEFLTYFIPKHVEYVGFRLGMKKLPRSYTEASIDQWFREADAGGVDKLVVLGRQSPSVGDTPVSSISNDYIAGLLKQYPDRLVGIAGIDVGGEFGDPISETRRAVRELDMRAIHLQPTRSALATHADDVRLYPLYELCVELDVPVVYMTSPYSGPSIEDTHPKFIQKVALDFPKLNIICGHGCWPYVQEVIGVAFKHSNVYVAPDAYIFMPGGSAYVEAAAGFMADQMIYGSAYPVGDLDDCVNRYLEFPWKPETFRKVLGANAARLLKLSV
- a CDS encoding tripartite tricarboxylate transporter substrate binding protein → MKPLTLPALGLALAAIGCASAAGYPTKPVRIIVPYAPGGGTDTAARIVAQKLTEKWQETFVVDNRPGAAGIVGTDIVAKAAPDGHTLLFAAGAHAINPALYTKLPYDAGKDFAPVAFVVTAPNILVVTPALPATSTKELIALAKAKPGQLNYGSGGAGQTPHLAAELFKSMAGIDMRHVPYKGGAPATADLLAGRISVMFGGMVLTLPHVKSGKLRALATTGARRAKAVPELPTISEAALPGYEADEWFGTWAPVGTPPAVSATLNGAIREILRTPAAQERFAGLGAEAIDMDTRAFGEFVRGQMAKWAKVIKDANIRAD
- a CDS encoding Ldh family oxidoreductase, which codes for MEERGESDEDQARMSLRDPLPATSERCLPAQRLTEFARAIFVRAGVAEQDAATVAEVLVWANLRGVDSHGVIRIPSYLEYIASGRMNPRARISVLRQTAATASIDADRALGAVATVAAMRLAMDKARQAGIGWTVVRNVTHQGALGYYALMAAEAGMAGLVNTSGTPVMAPYGARAPGVHNSPVALCVPARRHPPLLLDMAHSVAAGGKIKLAADAGLAIPADWALDAAGEPTTDPERARILLPLGGPKGSGVAILFECLSSLMACNPILAREIPAMLGGAGREHTQNSIVAAIDIAAFTGLDDYRDDVDRLVDALRTLPPAAGHAEVCVPGERGHRTSEARARNGIPMPPGTVERLQAVADALGLPFPVE
- a CDS encoding alpha/beta fold hydrolase, whose amino-acid sequence is MWLCWLAMREARIAEERMPVIEREGQRLFFEKIDVTAPWVAEPETILFHHGIGTTSGLWADWLPVLASAYRLVRLDMRGFGQSPAHAASWSWQALAADVLAVADAAGLSRFHFVGESIGGTLGLYMAIHHGERLLSLTVSNGAHRGTAVKNVDPWREMIERDGQAAWSRQLMQWRFHPDALTEVQYDWFHGVQSTCSVDATLGLAQLLLDADLTGEVSKVRVPTLLLCPDDSPFIPVAISVDLYQRLPDAELQVFAHTRHGLPYSHGSRCAAVLKRFLARRFASGASVNRPRA
- a CDS encoding NADP-dependent isocitrate dehydrogenase, whose amino-acid sequence is MYRHIKPPPMGERISMRADGSLDVPDRPIVPFIEGDGTGRDIVPVMREVVNAAVRRSYGGARAIEWMEVYAGEKAVALYGPEEALPAETIDAIRAHRVAIKGPLSAGVGGGSRSLSAALRMRLDCYAQVRPIRYFPGAPSPLKNPAGIDVVLFRETSEDIYTGIEWGAGTAQARRLVQVLTEDFGVKDIRFPDSASIGIKPISREGSTRLMRRALQYALRFGRGSVTMVHKGTVMKLTEGWFAKWGYQLAREEFGATETGDGSTLRIGTAHGEVLVKDTITDTFMQQSLLQPQDLDVIVTMSQNGDFISSALAAQVGGVGIAPGANMGDSVAFFEPNHGTAPRHAGKDMVNPSAVILSAQMMLAHLGWSEAADVVGAAVAKTIAAGIVTYDFARFIPGARAVSSSAFGCAVVEAMQNS
- a CDS encoding amidohydrolase family protein, with product MYIDMRLRPPLASWVGKANFAKGIYYPVRIGFDRPPSAEARSTQLLLREMDEANIQIGVIMGRQSIEPLGVIPNDEIAQCVEAHAGRFLGWGGIDLAQPMDACIDEVRRCVTQLGFKGISIEPSIARDPSYARADDPRLYPIYEECVRLDVPVNISLSAVLQSTVDRPYELGNPVQIYQVAKDFTKLDIHVAHAAWPYVAEMIGICFVCPNVWLSPDQYMIKMVPLAQEYVKAANHYFKDRTMFGTSYPSKPLKPMVDAYSDWDWAPGVLAKVLHENARRLMRID